The genomic window CCGGGTGCTGTTCGTGCAGCCGCGCCGCCATCGCCTTGCCGAAGGCGCGGGTGGATTGCCCCGTAAGAACCAGCGGCGTACGGCCCTGTTCCTCCAGCACGGCCAGATAGCCCTTCATCCGCTCGCGCGTCACCGGCCTGTCGTTCAGCCCGCCGAGAAAGGCGATCCGGCGGCAGCCCTGTGCGATCAGATGTTCCGCCGCCAGCCGCCCGCCGCGCAGGTAATCCGGCGCGAGCACCGGAAGGCTTGCCCCCTCAGCCTCCAGCGTGCGGAAGACTTGCAGCGTCGGCGTGCCAGAGCCTGCAAGCAGTGCCAGCGTCTCGGCCTCTTCGCCGTAGCTTGGCGAGATGATGAAGCCCGCGACGCCGTGCTCCACGAGCGAAGAGATCATCCTGCGCTGAAGCGCCGGGTCCTCATCGGCATTGGCGAGCACCGTGGCAAAGCCCGCCTCCGAGAGCGCCATCTGGAAGCTCGCCGCGAACTCGGTGAAGAACGGGTTGCGCAGATCGTTGATCACGAGGCCGATCAGCCCCGAGGTGGCCGAGCGCAGCGTGGCCGCGGAGCGGTTGTAGACATAGCCGATGTCCGCCATCGCCTGCCGCACGGCTTTGCGCGTCTCCTCCTTCACCGCCGGGTTGCCCTGCAACACGAGGCTCACGGTGGATTTCGACACGCCCGCCTGTTTGGCGACGTCAAGGATGGTGGGGCGTTGCTTCATGCGCTCTCTCCGGTCTGGCTGTCCGCCCTCTATACGTCGAGGTCGAGCACCAGAATACCGTCAATCCCGCCGGTGGCATGGGCCACGAGCTGGCCGCCGAGCGCCTTGTGCTCTGCATCATTGGCGTAAGTTTGCAGCGCCTCCCAGCTGTCGAAATCGATCACAAAGCCATGCATGTAGCCGCGCTCGATCTGTTCGGGGCTTTCGGAGCGCCCACCGGTGAAGCCGCCCGCACCGGGCAGCCTTTCGGCAACGGCCGCGAGGCCCTCGTAGATCTCGCGGATCTTCGCCTCCGGTGTTTCGGGTGTGAATTTGGTCAAGACGATATGGCGGATCATGGCTGCATTCCCTGATCCTGCTTGATCATGTCGGCGGCCTTCTCGCCGATCATGATGGCAGGAGCGTTGGTGTTGGAGGAGTTGACGGTGGGCATCACCGAGGCATCGGCCACGCGCAGGCCGTCGATGCCGTTGAACTGCAGGCGCGGGTTCAGCACGGCGGCTGCGTCGGCCCCCATGCGGCAGGTGCCGGCGCAGTGGTGGGAGGTCTTGGAGTGGACACAGATGAAGTTGAAGTAATCCTCATCCGTCTTCACGTCCGGGCCGGGCAGGCGCTCGGCGAGGATGTAGTCGCTCAGCGCGGGCTGGGCGAGGATCTCCTGCACCAGCTTGAGGCCGCGAATCGACATCTCCCTGTCGTAGGGATCGGACAGGTAGTTCGGATCAATGAGCGGCATATCGGCGGGATTGCTTGATTTCAGCCGCACTGTGCCGCGCGAGCGCGGGCGCAGGTGGCAGGCGTTGAGCGTGACGCCGCCGTTGGGCATCGCCGCCACCCCGGCTTCGATCCCGGTGCCAAGGCCCAGATGCATCTGGATATCGGGCGAGCGCGCCTCAGGGTCGGCGTACCAGAAGCCGCCGGTTTCAAACAGGCTGGAGGCCACCGGCCCCTTGCGCGTGAACAGGTATTGCAGCCCGGCCAGCGCGCTCAGGTGCAGCTTGGCGAAGCGGTCGTAGGTGTGTGGGCCGGTGACCTCGCAGATCGCATAAAGATCCAGATGATCCTGCAGGTTCGCGCCCACGCCCGGCTGATCGAAGACCACGTCGATGCCGAGGCTGGCGAGATGATCCGCCGGGCCGATGCCGGAGAGCTGCAGTAGGCGAGGCGAGCCGATGGCGCCGGAAGAGAGGATCACCTCGCGGTCCGCGCTTAGTACCGTGCCATCGGCCAGTTCCACGCCGGTGGCGCGGCCCGCCGCCACGCGGATGCGCCGCACCTGCGCCTTGGTGCGGATGGTGAGATTG from Pseudoruegeria sp. SHC-113 includes these protein-coding regions:
- a CDS encoding GMC family oxidoreductase produces the protein MAEGYDFIVIGGGSAGSVIAARLSEDPSVRVLLLEAGGRDRHPFFHLPAGFAKMTKGIGAWGWTTVPQRAMQNKVFNYTQAKVIGGGSAINAQIYTRGAAADYDEWRQMGCEGWSYEDVLPYFRKSEDNDTYEGRYHGKGGPLGVSMPAAPLPICDAYIAAAGQLGIPSTTDVNGERQDGAGYYQLTQRNARRSSAAMAFLGPARARPNLTIRTKAQVRRIRVAAGRATGVELADGTVLSADREVILSSGAIGSPRLLQLSGIGPADHLASLGIDVVFDQPGVGANLQDHLDLYAICEVTGPHTYDRFAKLHLSALAGLQYLFTRKGPVASSLFETGGFWYADPEARSPDIQMHLGLGTGIEAGVAAMPNGGVTLNACHLRPRSRGTVRLKSSNPADMPLIDPNYLSDPYDREMSIRGLKLVQEILAQPALSDYILAERLPGPDVKTDEDYFNFICVHSKTSHHCAGTCRMGADAAAVLNPRLQFNGIDGLRVADASVMPTVNSSNTNAPAIMIGEKAADMIKQDQGMQP
- a CDS encoding Dabb family protein, coding for MIRHIVLTKFTPETPEAKIREIYEGLAAVAERLPGAGGFTGGRSESPEQIERGYMHGFVIDFDSWEALQTYANDAEHKALGGQLVAHATGGIDGILVLDLDV
- a CDS encoding LacI family DNA-binding transcriptional regulator; its protein translation is MKQRPTILDVAKQAGVSKSTVSLVLQGNPAVKEETRKAVRQAMADIGYVYNRSAATLRSATSGLIGLVINDLRNPFFTEFAASFQMALSEAGFATVLANADEDPALQRRMISSLVEHGVAGFIISPSYGEEAETLALLAGSGTPTLQVFRTLEAEGASLPVLAPDYLRGGRLAAEHLIAQGCRRIAFLGGLNDRPVTRERMKGYLAVLEEQGRTPLVLTGQSTRAFGKAMAARLHEQHPDVDGVICFNDLVALGVLSACPGLGIRPGTDLRVVGFDDIEDSQDSVPPLSTISCNIPDFATETARQIVGWIREGTLPPARALSPVRLIVRASSGGA